A part of Myxococcus landrumus genomic DNA contains:
- the polX gene encoding DNA polymerase/3'-5' exonuclease PolX: MTVPIVDKATVAQVLRDISLLLQLQGENGFRSRAYDMGADRILGLTQELGPLVSEGRLESLPGIGPALAEKITELVTTGRMTYFEELRAKFPPGLLELMKLPDLGPRKVATLWKELGIGSIDELERACREGRVRQLRGFGEKSQAKILEGITLFRRAKGERKLLGDVLPIAEALLERVRASPGVVRASLGGSVRRRGETVADVDIIASAADPIPVLDALATSPGVASVLGKGDSKCSVRMEAGDLQVDLRVLPDEDFATALHHFTGSKAHHIRLRNLAHERGLKISEWGVHRDDGTKLLVTDEAALYALLDMQFVPPELREDNGEVEASLAHKLPTDLVTLEDVLGAVHAHTTWSDGRNTLEEMALAAKALGLKYLTITEHSEAAIYAGGLKVEALQRQWEEIDRVNEKVPEVRLLKGIEVDILESGALDYEDKVLEQLEVVIASIHVRHGMDEDQMTRRVLAALDNPHLHILGHPTGRLMPSREPYPLRMEEVLARAAERGVAVEINGKPARLDIKAEYVRKATQLGVKLVVSCDAHRKEDLGNLAFAVATARRGWARKHEVLNTLPAERFLAALRARR, encoded by the coding sequence GTGACCGTGCCCATCGTCGACAAAGCCACCGTTGCCCAGGTCCTTCGGGACATCTCCCTGCTCCTCCAACTCCAGGGTGAGAATGGCTTCCGCTCCCGCGCCTATGACATGGGCGCCGACCGCATTCTCGGTCTCACCCAGGAGCTGGGTCCGCTCGTCTCCGAGGGGCGCCTGGAGAGCCTTCCAGGCATCGGCCCCGCGCTCGCCGAGAAGATCACCGAGCTGGTGACCACCGGACGGATGACCTACTTCGAGGAGCTGCGGGCGAAGTTCCCCCCGGGGCTGCTCGAGCTGATGAAGCTGCCGGACCTCGGCCCCCGCAAGGTCGCCACGCTCTGGAAGGAGCTGGGCATCGGGAGCATCGACGAGCTGGAGCGCGCCTGCCGCGAGGGCCGCGTGCGCCAGCTGCGCGGCTTCGGCGAGAAGAGCCAGGCGAAGATCCTCGAGGGAATCACGCTGTTCCGGCGCGCGAAGGGCGAGCGCAAGCTGCTGGGCGACGTGCTCCCCATCGCCGAGGCCCTGCTCGAGCGCGTGCGCGCCTCGCCCGGCGTGGTGCGCGCGAGCCTGGGTGGCAGCGTGCGCCGCCGGGGTGAAACCGTGGCGGACGTGGATATCATCGCGTCCGCCGCGGACCCCATCCCCGTGCTGGATGCGCTGGCCACCTCCCCCGGCGTCGCCTCCGTGCTGGGCAAGGGCGACAGCAAGTGCTCCGTGCGGATGGAGGCCGGAGACCTCCAGGTGGACCTGCGCGTCCTCCCGGACGAGGACTTCGCCACCGCCCTGCACCACTTCACCGGCTCCAAGGCCCACCACATCCGCCTGCGCAACCTGGCCCACGAGCGCGGACTGAAAATCTCGGAGTGGGGCGTCCACCGCGACGACGGCACCAAGCTCCTCGTGACCGACGAGGCCGCGCTCTACGCGCTGCTGGACATGCAGTTCGTCCCGCCGGAGCTGCGCGAGGACAACGGCGAAGTGGAGGCCTCGCTCGCGCACAAGCTGCCCACGGACCTGGTCACCCTGGAGGACGTGCTGGGCGCCGTCCACGCGCACACCACCTGGTCCGATGGGAGGAACACGCTGGAGGAGATGGCGCTCGCCGCGAAGGCGCTCGGCCTGAAGTACCTCACCATCACCGAGCACAGCGAAGCGGCCATCTACGCCGGTGGCCTCAAGGTGGAAGCCCTCCAGCGACAGTGGGAGGAGATCGACCGCGTCAACGAGAAGGTGCCCGAGGTCCGTCTGCTCAAGGGCATCGAGGTCGACATCCTCGAGTCCGGCGCGCTCGACTACGAGGACAAGGTGCTGGAGCAGTTGGAGGTCGTCATCGCCTCCATCCATGTGCGGCACGGCATGGACGAGGACCAGATGACCCGGCGCGTGCTCGCCGCGCTGGACAACCCGCACCTGCACATCCTCGGACATCCCACCGGCCGGCTCATGCCGAGCCGCGAGCCCTATCCGCTGCGCATGGAGGAAGTGCTGGCGCGGGCCGCCGAGCGCGGCGTGGCCGTGGAGATCAACGGCAAGCCCGCACGACTCGACATCAAGGCCGAATACGTCCGGAAGGCGACCCAGCTGGGGGTGAAGCTGGTGGTCAGTTGTGACGCGCACCGGAAGGAAGACCTGGGCAACCTGGCCTTCGCGGTGGCCACCGCGAGGCGCGGCTGGGCACGCAAGCACGAGGTTTTGAACACCCTCCCCGCGGAGCGCTTCCTCGCGGCGCTGCGCGCTCGGCGGTGA
- a CDS encoding MXAN_2756 family trypsin-like serine endoprotease, producing the protein MSRLFPLALALCLGALPAAASDSGRPSRADLQRVMEHHRRSVVKILGPRRAATGVFVGTAGQVLTSLEPVGEEYVGLSVATVEHSGQALPARVLLANAALKVAVVAAPEGTYPAVPVRLLKEGDSLEGHWLVGVVPGARNRPEKPETAQATRAPAPFYDVPLALPPGSPVFDSDGRLVAVVVQRTRRGCRVLPMGEVKLTLAASDKP; encoded by the coding sequence ATGTCCCGCCTGTTCCCGCTCGCCCTCGCCCTCTGCCTTGGAGCCTTGCCCGCCGCCGCGTCGGACTCGGGGCGGCCCTCTCGCGCCGACCTTCAGCGGGTCATGGAGCACCACCGCCGCTCGGTGGTGAAGATTCTCGGCCCCCGGCGCGCGGCCACAGGTGTCTTCGTGGGCACCGCCGGGCAGGTCCTCACCTCCCTGGAGCCCGTGGGCGAGGAGTATGTGGGCCTGAGCGTGGCCACCGTGGAGCACTCGGGCCAGGCCCTGCCCGCGAGGGTGCTGCTCGCCAACGCGGCGCTCAAGGTCGCCGTCGTCGCCGCGCCAGAGGGCACGTACCCCGCGGTGCCGGTGCGTCTGCTCAAGGAGGGCGACAGCTTGGAGGGGCACTGGCTGGTGGGCGTCGTCCCGGGTGCTCGCAACCGCCCCGAGAAGCCGGAGACAGCCCAGGCCACTCGCGCCCCGGCGCCCTTCTATGACGTGCCCCTCGCACTGCCTCCTGGCAGCCCCGTGTTCGACTCGGACGGGCGGCTGGTGGCGGTGGTGGTGCAGCGCACCCGGCGCGGTTGCAGGGTGCTGCCCATGGGCGAGGTGAAGCTGACCCTCGCCGCCTCGGACAAACCATGA
- the mrtX gene encoding myxosortase MrtX — protein MTQTVATPWRPSAVQEALGLWAVGFAGIIAAFLAFGGTSIPKLVATVGFLYLPLIPMRWRDEDYRDYGLSARAWREDVRLFLIVSAIVGPLFFLGFAGFAELLPHLPEAVARHLTPLGGEVHFQWRLPSRFGEWVVDQLFVVALPEEFFYRGYLQARLRDAWPQGRKFLGARLGPAFWLTAVLFALGHLAIFQAWRLSVFFPALLFGWMRERTGTVIGAALFHAACNLFIRVLEVSFFGGA, from the coding sequence ATGACCCAGACGGTGGCGACCCCTTGGCGCCCCAGCGCCGTGCAGGAAGCCCTTGGCCTCTGGGCCGTGGGTTTCGCCGGCATCATCGCCGCGTTCCTCGCCTTTGGTGGCACCAGCATCCCCAAGCTGGTGGCGACGGTGGGCTTCCTCTACCTGCCGCTCATCCCCATGCGCTGGCGCGACGAGGACTACCGCGACTACGGCTTGTCCGCGCGCGCGTGGCGAGAGGACGTGCGGCTGTTCCTCATCGTCTCCGCCATCGTCGGCCCCCTCTTCTTCCTGGGCTTCGCCGGGTTCGCGGAGCTTCTCCCCCACCTGCCGGAGGCCGTCGCGCGGCACCTCACGCCCCTGGGGGGCGAGGTCCACTTCCAATGGCGCCTCCCCTCGCGCTTCGGGGAGTGGGTGGTGGATCAGCTCTTCGTCGTGGCGCTGCCGGAGGAGTTCTTCTACCGGGGCTATCTCCAGGCACGCCTGCGGGACGCCTGGCCCCAGGGCCGCAAGTTCCTGGGCGCGCGGCTGGGCCCCGCCTTCTGGCTGACGGCCGTGCTGTTCGCCCTGGGCCATCTGGCCATCTTCCAGGCCTGGCGCCTGTCGGTCTTCTTCCCCGCACTGCTCTTCGGCTGGATGCGCGAGCGCACGGGCACCGTGATTGGCGCCGCGCTCTTTCATGCCGCCTGTAACCTCTTTATCCGGGTTTTGGAGGTGTCGTTCTTCGGAGGGGCCTGA
- a CDS encoding RDD family protein, whose protein sequence is MSAPRPDVRELSTEARCPLHPSASAVATCERCGSFACYQCVRRGPDLLSYCQTCLGMSPAHLVPASRGDRLLANLLDAFVIAGPLFFAGVTQGFASAKKTGFSPIWISFALLITLAVLIAQLVGVARTGQSLGKRWRGIKVVRMDGSPVSLVVLIFVRNLIPYGLSQLTFGVTGILDTLFIFREDRRCLHDLIAGTQVVEASPDETSGRA, encoded by the coding sequence ATGTCCGCGCCGCGCCCCGACGTGAGAGAGCTGTCCACCGAAGCCCGTTGTCCGCTCCACCCCTCGGCTTCCGCGGTCGCCACCTGTGAGCGCTGTGGCAGCTTCGCCTGCTACCAGTGCGTCCGCCGGGGCCCGGACTTGTTGTCCTACTGCCAGACCTGTCTGGGCATGAGCCCCGCGCACCTGGTGCCCGCGAGCCGGGGAGACCGGCTCCTCGCCAACCTGCTCGACGCCTTCGTCATCGCCGGGCCCTTGTTCTTCGCGGGCGTCACCCAAGGCTTCGCCTCCGCGAAGAAGACAGGGTTCTCTCCCATCTGGATCTCCTTCGCCCTCCTCATCACCCTCGCGGTGCTCATCGCCCAGTTGGTCGGTGTCGCGCGCACCGGGCAGAGCCTCGGCAAGCGCTGGCGCGGCATCAAGGTGGTCCGCATGGATGGGAGCCCGGTCTCCCTCGTGGTCCTGATCTTCGTCCGCAACCTGATTCCCTATGGCCTGAGCCAACTGACGTTCGGCGTGACAGGCATCCTCGACACGCTCTTCATCTTTCGCGAGGACCGGCGCTGTCTTCACGACCTCATCGCGGGCACCCAGGTCGTCGAGGCCTCGCCAGACGAGACATCGGGACGCGCTTGA
- a CDS encoding RDD family protein, with the protein MSLPPSSETESVPQAHCPLHPEVLATGICQRCGTFICVDCRRRGRDGRSYCGPCLNKALPALASRRDRFWANLVDSLFVTIPLLGGIIMPIIAFSDSAKGGPDDFGVFLLLSPLLVLVVTLGIQIAMVVKTGQSLGKRWRGIRVIRMNGQPITLVRLALLRNLLPVWLSQVTGVFGLIDALFIFREDHRCLHDHLADTQVVNVESDKPLRPY; encoded by the coding sequence ATGTCTCTTCCGCCCTCCTCTGAAACCGAGTCCGTCCCCCAGGCGCACTGCCCGCTCCACCCCGAGGTCCTGGCCACTGGCATCTGCCAACGCTGTGGCACGTTCATCTGCGTCGATTGCCGCCGCCGCGGCAGGGATGGACGCTCCTACTGTGGGCCCTGTCTGAACAAGGCGCTCCCGGCGCTCGCCAGCCGACGCGACCGCTTCTGGGCCAACCTGGTCGACTCCTTGTTCGTCACCATCCCGCTGCTCGGCGGCATCATCATGCCCATCATCGCCTTCAGCGACTCCGCGAAGGGGGGCCCGGACGACTTTGGCGTCTTCCTGCTCCTCTCGCCCCTCCTCGTCCTCGTGGTGACGCTGGGCATCCAGATCGCCATGGTGGTGAAGACGGGACAGAGCCTGGGCAAGCGGTGGCGGGGCATCCGGGTGATCCGGATGAACGGGCAGCCGATCACCCTCGTGAGACTGGCGCTGCTACGCAACCTGCTGCCTGTCTGGTTGAGCCAGGTGACGGGTGTGTTTGGCCTTATCGACGCATTGTTCATCTTCCGGGAAGACCACCGCTGTCTTCATGACCACCTGGCGGACACCCAGGTCGTCAACGTCGAGTCAGACAAGCCCCTGCGTCCGTATTGA
- a CDS encoding M4 family metallopeptidase, whose amino-acid sequence MSIRRLDTKPVAVRSTNETQQKNTAKSASAPLTIKDGFSSGTRTSELARAEKTLTQAPVGPGRLALGSKEAQNAVQASLTHLNPLKGAQTLLPQPTTFVPANVERDALGMTHVRLDRVHEGVKVFGEQVVTHLDKDGKVSSVTGEQSTVPAGLGRELPKLNTQSAIDIARKEFGAKPDKQPNAERVIYQDKAGKYHSAYRVQMSQIEGQDRPRKMNYLVDANTGKIFESYNEIGGFYGSNRAAPKRSTDITAASTTPAEIKDNSTVTSKVTVAQEGNVEKLKLDLDIAHTFKGDLKVTLTSPSGKSAVVHNRTGGGTDDVKGSFDLSEFAGESTKGEWTLTVEDKAKRDTGTLKGWSINITPKESKPPVETPNNGTVDDTSLYSGKVALETTKKPDGKYVLEDSTRGKGVNTYDAMNKQTASGQTQLTDDNNVWGEATDGARTKAAVDAHYGAAMTFDFMKDVLGRNSIDGAGEALNSFVHVRTNYVNAFWDGTKMSYGDGDGKNSGPLTALDIAGHEIAHGLTERTAGLIYRNESGGLNEAFSDIMGAGVEWYASTKNPDVKFNWTVGETAWTPGNGGEDGLRYMNDPTKDGYSIDHYSNYPKQTEVHGSSGIANNAFYLLANGGTNRTSKVEVKDGIGMDKGLKIYYRALAHYMTPNTTFAQAREATIKAATDLYGADSTELAKVKESWTAVGVN is encoded by the coding sequence ATGAGCATTCGTCGCCTCGACACCAAGCCCGTCGCCGTTCGTTCCACCAACGAGACCCAGCAGAAGAACACGGCGAAGTCCGCCTCCGCCCCGCTGACGATCAAGGATGGCTTCAGCTCCGGGACGCGCACGTCGGAGCTGGCGCGTGCCGAGAAGACGCTCACGCAGGCCCCGGTGGGTCCGGGCCGGCTGGCGCTCGGCAGCAAGGAAGCGCAGAACGCCGTCCAGGCGTCGCTGACGCACCTCAACCCGCTGAAGGGCGCGCAGACGCTGCTGCCCCAGCCCACGACGTTCGTTCCGGCCAACGTCGAGCGCGACGCGCTCGGCATGACGCACGTCCGCCTGGACCGCGTTCACGAGGGCGTGAAGGTCTTCGGTGAGCAGGTCGTCACGCACCTCGACAAGGACGGCAAGGTCTCGAGCGTCACGGGCGAGCAGTCCACGGTTCCCGCGGGCCTGGGCCGCGAGCTGCCCAAGCTGAACACCCAGTCCGCCATCGACATCGCGCGCAAGGAGTTCGGCGCGAAGCCGGACAAGCAGCCGAACGCCGAGCGGGTCATCTACCAGGACAAGGCCGGCAAGTATCACTCCGCCTACCGCGTGCAGATGTCGCAGATCGAGGGCCAGGACCGCCCCCGCAAGATGAACTACCTGGTGGATGCGAACACCGGGAAGATCTTCGAGTCGTACAACGAGATTGGCGGCTTCTACGGCTCCAACCGCGCGGCGCCCAAGCGCTCCACGGACATCACCGCGGCGTCCACCACGCCCGCGGAGATCAAGGACAACAGCACCGTCACGTCCAAGGTCACCGTCGCGCAGGAAGGCAACGTCGAGAAGCTGAAGCTGGACCTGGACATCGCCCACACGTTCAAGGGCGACCTGAAGGTCACGCTGACCAGCCCCTCCGGCAAGAGCGCCGTGGTGCACAACCGCACGGGCGGCGGCACCGACGACGTGAAGGGCTCCTTCGACCTGAGCGAGTTCGCGGGTGAGTCCACCAAGGGCGAGTGGACGCTGACCGTCGAGGACAAGGCCAAGCGCGACACGGGCACCCTGAAGGGCTGGAGCATCAACATCACCCCGAAGGAGTCCAAGCCGCCGGTCGAGACGCCGAACAACGGCACGGTGGACGACACCTCGCTGTACAGCGGCAAGGTGGCGCTGGAGACGACGAAGAAGCCGGACGGCAAGTACGTCCTCGAGGACTCCACGCGCGGCAAGGGCGTGAACACCTACGACGCGATGAACAAGCAGACGGCGTCGGGCCAGACGCAGCTCACCGACGACAACAACGTCTGGGGCGAGGCCACCGACGGCGCGCGCACCAAGGCGGCCGTGGACGCGCACTACGGCGCGGCGATGACCTTCGACTTCATGAAGGACGTCCTGGGCCGCAACTCCATCGACGGCGCGGGCGAGGCGCTCAACTCGTTCGTCCACGTGCGGACCAACTACGTCAACGCGTTCTGGGACGGCACGAAGATGAGCTACGGCGACGGTGACGGAAAGAACTCCGGCCCGCTCACCGCGCTGGACATCGCGGGCCACGAGATTGCCCACGGCCTCACCGAGCGCACCGCCGGCCTCATCTACCGCAACGAGTCGGGCGGCCTGAACGAGGCGTTCAGCGACATCATGGGCGCGGGCGTGGAGTGGTACGCGTCCACCAAGAACCCCGACGTGAAGTTCAACTGGACGGTGGGCGAGACGGCCTGGACCCCGGGCAACGGTGGCGAGGACGGCCTGCGCTACATGAATGACCCGACCAAGGACGGGTACTCCATCGACCACTACAGCAACTACCCGAAGCAGACCGAGGTCCACGGCTCCAGCGGCATCGCGAACAACGCGTTCTACCTGCTGGCCAACGGCGGCACGAACCGCACGTCCAAGGTCGAGGTCAAGGACGGCATCGGCATGGACAAGGGCCTGAAGATCTACTACCGCGCCCTGGCCCACTACATGACGCCCAACACCACGTTCGCCCAGGCGCGCGAGGCCACCATCAAGGCGGCCACGGACCTGTACGGCGCGGACTCCACCGAGTTGGCGAAGGTGAAGGAGAGCTGGACCGCCGTCGGCGTGAACTAA
- a CDS encoding S28 family serine protease gives MSSLEHLSRRCLLLVLCSLAVGCGEEEGPPEEEDILRRLSAIPGLTVREEPVGPGIPADHRFFVMEFDQPADHAHPEGQRFRQKLTLLHASSASPMVLYTSGYFVSTAPSRREPTQWLSANQLSIEHRFFGTSRPAPADWGQLTIRQSADDFHRIVEAFKPLYPGRWISTGASKGGETMVFFRRFHPNDVDATVAYVAPLARFDDDRFIAFQESVGEASCRERLKSFQHAALDRREALLAEMDTRAARRGLTYDHLGREVALEHAIIEHYFYFWQYDAQSRCGTVPSPSASVTALMDELEARVDMASFSDGQVAAYGPYNYQAAVELGYPRPFETHLAGRLQFPGTDTPMTYVPRGVSTSFQPGAMPDIQDWVSREGERLMFVYGGHDPWSAAPYALGGARDSVLYTVPGGNHGARLALLPEAQRNEARELLRQWAGLGLGASGLRTSTWRPEPEGEEWGPRLGRPLSR, from the coding sequence ATGTCGTCTCTCGAGCACCTCTCGCGCCGTTGTCTTCTCCTGGTGCTGTGTTCGCTGGCCGTTGGCTGCGGAGAGGAGGAGGGGCCGCCAGAGGAAGAGGACATCCTTCGCCGCCTGTCCGCCATCCCAGGCCTCACCGTGCGCGAGGAGCCCGTGGGGCCCGGGATTCCCGCGGACCATCGCTTCTTCGTCATGGAGTTCGACCAGCCCGCGGACCACGCGCATCCGGAGGGCCAGCGCTTCCGCCAGAAGCTGACGCTGCTGCACGCCTCGAGCGCGAGTCCCATGGTGCTCTACACCAGCGGCTACTTCGTCTCCACGGCGCCCTCGCGGCGCGAGCCCACGCAGTGGCTTTCGGCCAATCAGCTCTCCATCGAGCACCGCTTCTTCGGAACGAGCAGGCCCGCTCCCGCGGACTGGGGCCAGCTCACCATCCGGCAGTCCGCGGATGACTTCCACCGCATCGTCGAGGCCTTCAAGCCGCTGTACCCGGGCCGCTGGATTTCCACCGGCGCGAGCAAGGGCGGCGAGACGATGGTGTTCTTCCGTCGCTTTCATCCCAACGACGTGGATGCGACGGTGGCGTATGTCGCGCCCCTCGCGCGCTTCGATGATGACCGCTTCATCGCCTTCCAGGAGTCCGTGGGCGAGGCGTCGTGCCGCGAGCGTTTGAAATCCTTTCAGCACGCGGCGTTGGACCGGCGCGAGGCCCTCCTCGCGGAAATGGATACGCGAGCCGCGCGGCGCGGCCTCACGTACGACCATCTGGGGAGGGAGGTCGCGCTCGAGCACGCCATCATCGAGCACTATTTCTACTTCTGGCAGTACGACGCCCAGTCGCGCTGCGGCACCGTGCCTTCGCCGTCCGCTTCCGTCACCGCGCTCATGGACGAGCTGGAGGCCCGTGTCGACATGGCCAGCTTCTCCGACGGACAGGTGGCGGCCTATGGCCCGTACAACTACCAGGCCGCCGTGGAGCTGGGCTACCCGCGGCCCTTCGAGACGCACCTGGCCGGTCGCCTCCAGTTCCCTGGCACCGACACCCCCATGACCTATGTGCCTCGCGGCGTGAGCACGTCCTTCCAGCCAGGCGCCATGCCAGACATCCAGGACTGGGTCTCACGAGAAGGGGAGCGCCTGATGTTTGTCTATGGCGGGCATGACCCGTGGAGCGCCGCGCCGTACGCGCTGGGCGGGGCCCGCGACTCCGTCCTCTACACCGTGCCAGGAGGCAATCACGGCGCGCGTCTGGCGCTGCTTCCGGAGGCCCAACGCAACGAGGCCCGCGAGCTCCTTCGCCAGTGGGCTGGCTTGGGGCTCGGGGCCTCGGGACTGCGAACTTCAACCTGGCGGCCGGAGCCCGAAGGCGAGGAGTGGGGTCCTCGCCTCGGGCGCCCGCTGTCGCGTTAG
- a CDS encoding DUF1330 domain-containing protein: MPAYVVVEVSVHDVQTYERYKQLAPPSIALYGGRYLVRGGATEALEGTWQPPRFVLLEFPSIAQAREWWSSPEYAAAKALRHASAHTMMLLMDGLPGEDRHAGVSTGASVAAASP, from the coding sequence ATGCCTGCATACGTCGTCGTCGAGGTCTCGGTGCATGACGTGCAGACGTATGAGCGCTACAAGCAGCTCGCGCCGCCCTCCATCGCGCTGTATGGCGGCCGCTATCTCGTGCGAGGCGGAGCCACCGAGGCGCTCGAGGGGACGTGGCAGCCCCCGCGCTTCGTCCTGCTGGAGTTCCCCTCCATCGCGCAGGCTCGCGAATGGTGGAGCTCTCCCGAGTACGCCGCCGCCAAGGCCCTGCGCCATGCCAGTGCCCACACGATGATGTTGTTGATGGATGGACTGCCCGGCGAGGACAGGCACGCCGGGGTGTCGACTGGCGCCAGTGTGGCCGCCGCATCTCCCTGA
- a CDS encoding AgmX/PglI C-terminal domain-containing protein → MVGDSRDGKLPPGGEPTTGSPEPDGGGTPVFGGVSDAELDVFVGKLRTDKNPRAPAAAVTSRARGDVHGDRLHKGVRRSLVSSVLAEEAPAQARPPEEKHAWFVVLGAGSVGPLDAQALKGHWDRGELGPESLCWRVGFAAWLPLGQVPELIETFAPLPMELSAAVDAALSALADGPDLSPMMPMATSSAAPALIAAASPASVPVDPVGAHAVLAEVTAASEQVEARWRLSGWWYTLAGGVAGGVTVALVMGLMGGWSGISSVLSRKKDVAPVVTAPPVPAAPAPIAQTVPAVVAPVEAPTSVVGGAAVAAVEKPAGEGSGAVVGGGGASPVVTSPARPSLTGVATVERGGALPVLSASGGGLGTSLVGTSSTSRVVRDVESAPAVAAVAPRVPEVKLGSSKKPAAPPAPTMAPASAAPVQPASDDDLGLDDDFDRELSGPVAGSGKKEAPRNVYVPPVAPIQNPRVTLTQSDVFEVVLAKKGEVTACANAKPRPVDEGTRVVVRWTILPSGEVDEVVTETASLKGTAFARCIEGRVRAWVFPKHQEQGGAVRFPFVF, encoded by the coding sequence ATGGTCGGCGACTCACGGGACGGAAAACTCCCTCCAGGAGGGGAGCCCACGACGGGTTCCCCGGAGCCGGATGGCGGAGGCACTCCCGTGTTCGGTGGTGTGTCGGACGCTGAGCTGGATGTCTTCGTCGGCAAGCTGCGCACGGACAAGAACCCGCGTGCTCCCGCGGCGGCGGTGACGTCGCGGGCTCGCGGTGACGTGCATGGAGATCGGCTGCACAAGGGTGTGCGTCGCTCCCTGGTGTCGTCCGTGTTGGCGGAGGAGGCTCCCGCGCAGGCGCGGCCTCCCGAGGAGAAGCACGCCTGGTTCGTCGTCCTGGGCGCCGGTTCGGTGGGGCCGCTGGATGCGCAGGCCCTCAAGGGACATTGGGACCGGGGAGAGCTGGGGCCTGAGTCGCTGTGCTGGCGTGTGGGCTTCGCCGCGTGGCTGCCCTTGGGCCAGGTGCCGGAGCTGATCGAAACCTTCGCGCCGCTGCCCATGGAGTTGAGCGCCGCCGTGGATGCGGCCCTGAGCGCGCTGGCGGATGGGCCTGACCTCTCGCCGATGATGCCCATGGCGACCTCCTCCGCCGCGCCGGCGTTGATCGCCGCGGCGTCCCCGGCGAGTGTTCCGGTGGACCCCGTGGGCGCGCACGCGGTGCTCGCGGAGGTCACCGCCGCTTCGGAACAAGTCGAGGCGCGTTGGCGGTTGAGTGGTTGGTGGTACACCCTGGCGGGCGGTGTCGCGGGCGGTGTGACGGTCGCCCTGGTCATGGGGCTGATGGGTGGGTGGAGCGGCATCTCGTCGGTGCTGTCTCGGAAGAAGGACGTGGCGCCCGTCGTGACCGCGCCGCCCGTGCCCGCTGCGCCCGCGCCCATCGCGCAGACGGTGCCCGCGGTCGTTGCTCCCGTCGAAGCTCCGACCTCCGTGGTGGGGGGCGCGGCCGTGGCCGCCGTGGAGAAGCCCGCGGGTGAAGGCTCTGGCGCCGTGGTGGGAGGCGGAGGCGCCTCGCCCGTGGTGACGAGTCCCGCGCGTCCGTCGCTCACGGGTGTGGCGACGGTGGAGCGAGGCGGCGCGCTGCCCGTGTTGTCGGCCTCCGGTGGGGGGCTCGGGACGTCCTTGGTGGGCACGTCGTCCACGTCTCGCGTCGTGCGCGATGTCGAGTCCGCGCCAGCCGTGGCCGCCGTCGCGCCACGGGTGCCCGAGGTCAAGCTGGGTTCCAGCAAGAAGCCCGCGGCGCCGCCGGCGCCCACGATGGCTCCGGCGAGTGCGGCGCCCGTTCAGCCCGCCTCGGATGATGACCTGGGGCTCGACGACGACTTTGACCGGGAGCTGTCGGGGCCCGTGGCGGGCTCGGGCAAGAAAGAGGCGCCTCGCAACGTGTACGTGCCTCCCGTGGCGCCCATCCAGAATCCTCGCGTGACGCTCACGCAGTCGGATGTCTTCGAGGTGGTGCTCGCCAAGAAGGGCGAAGTCACCGCGTGCGCCAACGCCAAGCCGCGTCCGGTGGACGAGGGCACTCGCGTGGTGGTCCGCTGGACCATCCTCCCGAGCGGCGAAGTGGATGAAGTCGTGACGGAGACGGCCTCGTTGAAGGGCACCGCGTTCGCGCGTTGCATCGAGGGACGTGTCCGCGCGTGGGTCTTCCCCAAGCACCAGGAGCAAGGGGGAGCCGTGCGCTTCCCATTCGTCTTCTAG